The following coding sequences are from one Camarhynchus parvulus chromosome 1, STF_HiC, whole genome shotgun sequence window:
- the SMAD9 gene encoding mothers against decapentaplegic homolog 9 isoform X1: MHSSTPISSLFSFTSPAVKRLLGWKQGDEEEKWAEKAVDSLVKKLKKKKGAMEELERALSCPGQPSKCVTIPRSLDGRLQVSHRKGLPHVIYCRVWRWPDLQSHHELKPLECCEFPFGSKQKEVCINPYHYRRVETPVLPPVLVPRHSEFNPHLSLLAKFRNTSLHSEPLMPHNATYPDSFQHPPCTPFPSSPSHMFSQSPNSISYPNSPESSSGPGSPYQLTVETPPPPYHAREPPGIHNGRSMDAIAESQLVLSLPNGGKSADGEAENFRPVCYEEPQHWCSVAYYELNNRVGETFQASSRSILIDGFTDPSNNKNRFCLGLLSNVNRNSTIENTRRHIGKGVHLYYVGGEVYAECVSDSSIFVQSRNCNYQHGFHPATVCKIPSGCSLKIFNNQLFAQLLAQSVNHGFEVVYELTKMCTIRMSFVKGWGAEYHRQDVTSTPCWIEIHLHGPLQWLDKVLTQMGSPHNPISSVS, encoded by the exons ATGCACTCCAGCACCCCTATCAGCTCCTTGTTCTCCTtcaccagccctgcagtgaaaaggctgctgggctggaaacaaggagatgaagaagaaaagtggGCAGAAAAAGCTGTTGATTCCTTGGTGAAGaagttaaagaagaaaaaaggagccATGGAAGAACTGGAgagggctctgagctgcccGGGCCAGCCCAGTAAATGTGTCACGATCCCACGTTCCTTGGACGGGCGGCTGCAGGTGTCTCACCGCAAGGGGCTTCCCCATGTCATATACTGCAGAGTGTGGCGCTGGCCTGACTTACAATCTCACCATGAGTTGAAACCACTGGAATGTTGTGAGTTCCCTTTCGGTTCGAAACAGAAAGAAGTGTGCATCAACCCCTACCATTACCGGCGGGTGGAAACCCCAG ttctaCCTCCTGTACTTGTTCCAAGACACAGTGAATTTAACCCTCACCTCAGCCTCCTTGCCAAGTTTCGAAACACTTCTCTGCACAGCGAGCCACTGATGCCACACAACGCCACTTACCCGGATTCTTTCCAGCATCCTCCATGCACCCCTTTCCCATCATCCCCCAGCCACATGTTCTCCCAGTCACCTAACAGCATCAGCTACCCCAACTCACCAGAAAGCTCTTCTGGACCAGGAAGTCCCTATCAGCTCACAG tGGAAACTCCACCTCCGCCCTACCATGCAAGAGAACCTCCAGGAATCCATAATGGACGGTCAATGGATGCAATAGCTGAAAGTCAGCTAGTGCTGTCTTTGCCCAATGGAGGTAAATCTGCCGATGGAGAAGCTGAAA ATTTTCGGCCTGTTTGTTATGAGGAACCCCAACACTGGTGCTCAGTTGCCTACTATGAACTCAACAACCGGGTAGGGGAGACTTTCCAGGCCTCCTCTCGAAGTATCCTTATAGATGGATTTACAGATCCTTCAAATAACAAAAACAGGTTCTGCTTGGGTCTGCTCTCAAATGTAAACCGCAATTCTACTATAGAAAACACCAGGAGACACATAGGAAAAG gtgtTCATCTTTACTACGTCGGTGGGGAGGTTTATGCTGAATGCGTCAGTGACAGCAGTATTTTTGTGCAAAGCCGCAACTGTAACTACCAGCACGGTTTCCATCCAGCCACGGTCTGCAAGATCCCCAGTGGCTGCAGCCTCAAGATCTTCAACAACCAGCTCTTTGCCCAGCTTCTTGCCCAGTCAGTAAATCATGGTTTCGAAGTGGTGTATGAGCTGACCAAGATGTGTACGATTCGAATGAGCTTTGTTAAA ggctggggagcagagtaTCATCGCC
- the SMAD9 gene encoding mothers against decapentaplegic homolog 9 isoform X3, which yields MHSSTPISSLFSFTSPAVKRLLGWKQGDEEEKWAEKAVDSLVKKLKKKKGAMEELERALSCPGQPSKCVTIPRSLDGRLQVSHRKGLPHVIYCRVWRWPDLQSHHELKPLECCEFPFGSKQKEVCINPYHYRRVETPVLPPVLVPRHSEFNPHLSLLAKFRNTSLHSEPLMPHNATYPDSFQHPPCTPFPSSPSHMFSQSPNSISYPNSPESSSGPGSPYQLTVETPPPPYHAREPPGIHNGRSMDAIAESQLVLSLPNGGKSADGEAENFRPVCYEEPQHWCSVAYYELNNRVGETFQASSRSILIDGFTDPSNNKNRFCLGLLSNVNRNSTIENTRRHIGKGVHLYYVGGEVYAECVSDSSIFVQSRNCNYQHGFHPATVCKIPSGCSLKIFNNQLFAQLLAQSVNHGFEVVYELTKMCTIRMSFVKVRILCFLFHPCFCFLLHPLVQN from the exons ATGCACTCCAGCACCCCTATCAGCTCCTTGTTCTCCTtcaccagccctgcagtgaaaaggctgctgggctggaaacaaggagatgaagaagaaaagtggGCAGAAAAAGCTGTTGATTCCTTGGTGAAGaagttaaagaagaaaaaaggagccATGGAAGAACTGGAgagggctctgagctgcccGGGCCAGCCCAGTAAATGTGTCACGATCCCACGTTCCTTGGACGGGCGGCTGCAGGTGTCTCACCGCAAGGGGCTTCCCCATGTCATATACTGCAGAGTGTGGCGCTGGCCTGACTTACAATCTCACCATGAGTTGAAACCACTGGAATGTTGTGAGTTCCCTTTCGGTTCGAAACAGAAAGAAGTGTGCATCAACCCCTACCATTACCGGCGGGTGGAAACCCCAG ttctaCCTCCTGTACTTGTTCCAAGACACAGTGAATTTAACCCTCACCTCAGCCTCCTTGCCAAGTTTCGAAACACTTCTCTGCACAGCGAGCCACTGATGCCACACAACGCCACTTACCCGGATTCTTTCCAGCATCCTCCATGCACCCCTTTCCCATCATCCCCCAGCCACATGTTCTCCCAGTCACCTAACAGCATCAGCTACCCCAACTCACCAGAAAGCTCTTCTGGACCAGGAAGTCCCTATCAGCTCACAG tGGAAACTCCACCTCCGCCCTACCATGCAAGAGAACCTCCAGGAATCCATAATGGACGGTCAATGGATGCAATAGCTGAAAGTCAGCTAGTGCTGTCTTTGCCCAATGGAGGTAAATCTGCCGATGGAGAAGCTGAAA ATTTTCGGCCTGTTTGTTATGAGGAACCCCAACACTGGTGCTCAGTTGCCTACTATGAACTCAACAACCGGGTAGGGGAGACTTTCCAGGCCTCCTCTCGAAGTATCCTTATAGATGGATTTACAGATCCTTCAAATAACAAAAACAGGTTCTGCTTGGGTCTGCTCTCAAATGTAAACCGCAATTCTACTATAGAAAACACCAGGAGACACATAGGAAAAG gtgtTCATCTTTACTACGTCGGTGGGGAGGTTTATGCTGAATGCGTCAGTGACAGCAGTATTTTTGTGCAAAGCCGCAACTGTAACTACCAGCACGGTTTCCATCCAGCCACGGTCTGCAAGATCCCCAGTGGCTGCAGCCTCAAGATCTTCAACAACCAGCTCTTTGCCCAGCTTCTTGCCCAGTCAGTAAATCATGGTTTCGAAGTGGTGTATGAGCTGACCAAGATGTGTACGATTCGAATGAGCTTTGTTAAAGTAAGGattctttgctttctctttcatccttgcttttgctttctcttgcaTCCTTTGGTGCAAAACTAG
- the SMAD9 gene encoding mothers against decapentaplegic homolog 9 isoform X2: MHSSTPISSLFSFTSPAVKRLLGWKQGDEEEKWAEKAVDSLVKKLKKKKGAMEELERALSCPGQPSKCVTIPRSLDGRLQVSHRKGLPHVIYCRVWRWPDLQSHHELKPLECCEFPFGSKQKEVCINPYHYRRVETPVLPPVLVPRHSEFNPHLSLLAKFRNTSLHSEPLMPHNATYPDSFQHPPCTPFPSSPSHMFSQSPNSISYPNSPESSSGPGSPYQLTVETPPPPYHAREPPGIHNGRSMDAIAESQLVLSLPNGDFRPVCYEEPQHWCSVAYYELNNRVGETFQASSRSILIDGFTDPSNNKNRFCLGLLSNVNRNSTIENTRRHIGKGVHLYYVGGEVYAECVSDSSIFVQSRNCNYQHGFHPATVCKIPSGCSLKIFNNQLFAQLLAQSVNHGFEVVYELTKMCTIRMSFVKGWGAEYHRQDVTSTPCWIEIHLHGPLQWLDKVLTQMGSPHNPISSVS, translated from the exons ATGCACTCCAGCACCCCTATCAGCTCCTTGTTCTCCTtcaccagccctgcagtgaaaaggctgctgggctggaaacaaggagatgaagaagaaaagtggGCAGAAAAAGCTGTTGATTCCTTGGTGAAGaagttaaagaagaaaaaaggagccATGGAAGAACTGGAgagggctctgagctgcccGGGCCAGCCCAGTAAATGTGTCACGATCCCACGTTCCTTGGACGGGCGGCTGCAGGTGTCTCACCGCAAGGGGCTTCCCCATGTCATATACTGCAGAGTGTGGCGCTGGCCTGACTTACAATCTCACCATGAGTTGAAACCACTGGAATGTTGTGAGTTCCCTTTCGGTTCGAAACAGAAAGAAGTGTGCATCAACCCCTACCATTACCGGCGGGTGGAAACCCCAG ttctaCCTCCTGTACTTGTTCCAAGACACAGTGAATTTAACCCTCACCTCAGCCTCCTTGCCAAGTTTCGAAACACTTCTCTGCACAGCGAGCCACTGATGCCACACAACGCCACTTACCCGGATTCTTTCCAGCATCCTCCATGCACCCCTTTCCCATCATCCCCCAGCCACATGTTCTCCCAGTCACCTAACAGCATCAGCTACCCCAACTCACCAGAAAGCTCTTCTGGACCAGGAAGTCCCTATCAGCTCACAG tGGAAACTCCACCTCCGCCCTACCATGCAAGAGAACCTCCAGGAATCCATAATGGACGGTCAATGGATGCAATAGCTGAAAGTCAGCTAGTGCTGTCTTTGCCCAATGGAG ATTTTCGGCCTGTTTGTTATGAGGAACCCCAACACTGGTGCTCAGTTGCCTACTATGAACTCAACAACCGGGTAGGGGAGACTTTCCAGGCCTCCTCTCGAAGTATCCTTATAGATGGATTTACAGATCCTTCAAATAACAAAAACAGGTTCTGCTTGGGTCTGCTCTCAAATGTAAACCGCAATTCTACTATAGAAAACACCAGGAGACACATAGGAAAAG gtgtTCATCTTTACTACGTCGGTGGGGAGGTTTATGCTGAATGCGTCAGTGACAGCAGTATTTTTGTGCAAAGCCGCAACTGTAACTACCAGCACGGTTTCCATCCAGCCACGGTCTGCAAGATCCCCAGTGGCTGCAGCCTCAAGATCTTCAACAACCAGCTCTTTGCCCAGCTTCTTGCCCAGTCAGTAAATCATGGTTTCGAAGTGGTGTATGAGCTGACCAAGATGTGTACGATTCGAATGAGCTTTGTTAAA ggctggggagcagagtaTCATCGCC